A region of the Excalfactoria chinensis isolate bCotChi1 unplaced genomic scaffold, bCotChi1.hap2 Scaffold_85, whole genome shotgun sequence genome:
GGCTCCTCGTGTCCCCTGTGCCTCAGCCATGACCAGGACATCTCacaacctccctgttcctcccctGCAGGCCCCCTCGCTGCTGGACATGGGGGTGTCCCGTGTGACACCGGTGGCTTCCCTGGTGTTCTCTGGCTGCCTTGTTGTCTTTCCCAAGTgagtattttctgctgcttaatgcagctgctcagctctcattcTGTAGCACTTGTGCCTTGTGTCCGTCAGTGTCCTGCCCAGGAGGATGTgccagagaatcacagaacgattggagcaggaagggaaaaaaagagcacccggtcccactgccctgtggggaacagggacacctaGCTCCAAATGAAGTTGCTCTGAGCCTggtccagccaggccttgaatgcctgtcCAGGcacccagctgctctctgggcAAGacatcccagtgcctcaccaccctccagccaaaaccttcctcccatccaaagccagtcttccctctttccgcctgaaactgtttcccctcctcctaTCCCAAGTGACCCTGCTAACGGCTTTAGAAAGCCTTCATGCAGCACGAAAACGTGCCTGTGAGCAGACAAGCAGAGTGAGCGGCAAGGATTGCTGTTGCACTGTCACACCGCTCACTGCCTTTTCCTTGCTTCCAGGTTTCAAATGGAATTGGTCCCCAAACTGCCGCCCCTGATACGCCGCCAGTCCTCCGGGAGCTTCTCTGGGTCAGGGAAAGCAACCAAAGTAGAGACTTTGCCACCTCTTACTGGGGGCAAGAAAGGTAAagtggcttccagctcctttccACAGCACGGACAACCAACTGGAGGTGGGCAGTCCCTTGCTGACCATCAGCCCAGGGCTCTGATGTGCATCAAACCTTTGTGCCGGCTCAGCACGGCCTCTTCCCCTTAGGTTATGGATGGCCAGTCCAAAAGGAAGGTGCAGGGTGTGACGTACCCCCATCCCTGGCTATGGCAGGAGGATGTGGGGATCTCAGGCCCTGCCCTCCCCCACTGGGAGGGCAGGGACCCCAAAAGTCACCCTGCCGCCTTACTGTCACCAGACAACTCCTCTTTCCCAAACCCAgcatccctcctgcagccccaaagcagacctgaactgcagagaggaggagtgGGGACAGAGATGGTTTCAGGGCAGGTTCTGGGAACAGGCCTGAGTGCTGCTTGTGAGCGAGCCAAAGGCTTGATGGCgaatctcctcttccttcccaactGCAGTAAGATTTGACAAGACTCCAACCTTCATCAGACGCCTGAGCACTGCAAGTGTTGATGGAGGGCAGTTGCGAAAGATAAAGAACAGACTGCGGAGGGAGAGCATCGCCTGCAGGTGAGGCTGGCAGCTGTGGGATGGGTTGTGCATGGAGGTGACCCAACGAGAGCCCATTCCCTAACACCAAAGGGTCGCTGCTTGTTTGTGGTCGCCCAagagtgctgggatggggacgCCAGGATCcccccagctcacagggctggcccctctCCACATCTCCggagagccccggggcagccggtcagctgtctgtggggaaggctgcattacagcccaggGTCCTGGCTCAGTCTTGAGGGATgcggccccaaagccatcagccactcaGGTGGACCCCTCccgctctgtcctttcagtgttctgccacccatccgggcagtgcatgcagccccagagcagccgatgagctgccagctgcaggaccATGAGGAAACGGATAACCAAGAAGGGCTGGGCCGAACAAGACGGGTCAAGTTCCTCGAtgaagaaggagaagcagaggaagcccAGCATGAGGGTGCGCTGCCCGAACTGCAGGAAGATGAGACCCCAGACAAACCATCCAAGCTGGCGCTTCGGGCATGTGACTCGGTGACACTTCTGAGGAAGAGggttgagaagagcagggaagagtGGGAACAagccaaggaaatggcagcagcaacatcccGTGGCGAGACCAGCCTGCCCGAGGAGTCTTGTGACAGATCTGTATTGCTGCCTCCCATAAGGGAAAAAACGGGGTCTCCCACTAAAAAGATGGTAGCAGCAACATCTCATGGTGAGCCCAGTTTGCCCAAGGAGCCCTCTGTTGTCCCATCTGGGTTGCTGCCACCCATAAAGGAAGAAGCAGGGTCTCCCAtgcaagagatggcagcagcagcatctcgtGCTGAGTCCAGCCTACCCAAGGAGTCCTCAACCATCAGATCTGGATTTCTGCCTCCCATAAGGAAAGAAACGGGGTCTCCCAGACGTCAGTCTCCAAAGACCAAAGCCCCACCCCGCAGGAAGAGCCCACCCAACACACGCTGATGCGGGTATGGGGTGCCCAGGACAGACAGAGCTCCACCGGAGGCTGCTTAACAGCTGCTGAGTCCCATTTGGGTCATTGAGACCCATTTGTGTCATTACTGCACACCACCtccttgaagaaaagcaaaggaacaaggagagagagtgaggaTTCTTCCAAGACCCCTTCCTCATTAGGAGCAAAACCCCACTGCTGGAAGTGTTTGAGACAAGGGATAAAGACTGTCATATAGTCTTATGTAATATTAGTATAATATTAGTAATATTTGCTCTTGCTATTCTACATCACAACATCATACTCAATATAAACATCTACctataaataaacaataatcaAAACTCCATATGCACACGggtctgtatacatatatatacacagagttACCGACTACTTGGAGGTGGCCACAGCCAGGCAGGAACAGATCCCAgcagtccctgctgagcatgaCAACAAGGACACAGACACAGAGAGTGTAGGTTTGCTGAGGGATGTATTGATCATCAGAAGGTGTCACTGATCATCGGGGTCTTCACTGGTCATCCGAGGATGTCAGAGTGCAgcactggcaaggaggagccttGTCCCAAGGACTcagggcaggagaaggactggcagcagccaagagaccCAGGGCAGGATGTTGAGTCCCCTGGGGACAGAAGCCACATCCCCTGTCCCACCTGCATGGTGACTGGGCCATCCAATAGGGCACCCTGAGCCTGCCCCCTCCAGATCCGtttctctgcacagccccatagagcacaaaggaagggctggaggtgacagtgcccaggtccccctggaacaggccacggacagtcccctccatgccatcaATTAGTTCGCAGCCCCTGATTCCTGGTCTTCAGGGCTGCGAAGACACCCAGGGTCCCCCAAGTGCCCTGTAGTGCAGCGACCCATTGTGAGCACTAGAACAACGTGGCCAAGTCACGGTCATGTAGCCTGCTCAGCCCCAACTGCCCCCCATTGCCTCCCCCTTCCCGTTGCCCACCCATAGCAAGAGGGTGCCCAACAGAGGCTTTGGAACACCAGGGGTGTCCCCAAGGCCCAGGGGAactgagagaacagcaacacatcccagccccatcctcGTCTCAGGGTCACCCCTCAACTCACGGGTCCAGGAAGGGCAACAACAACAGGTGGTGGCACCTGGGGAAGAAGAGCCATGGGGCAGCCATGAGGGAACTGTGAGACTGGAGGATCAAAGGGTGACTCCATCCAAGTCTCCTGGTTTGTCCCAGGgctgcccccatccccacagctgcCAAGGTCTGTGTGCACCTCTGCCCATGGAGGAGCCCGAGGCTGGAGTTGGACATAGGGACATGGCAGGAGTTTGGGGGGCCCAGAGGGGATTAGGGGTGCCCAGAGCCTTGGGGGTGCCAAATATAGAGGAAGGGGGATCTCAAAGGGAGGAGAATGGGGGAAAATTAAACACAGGGGGTTGGGCACCTAAAGAGATGAGAATCGAGCTGCCAAAGAAAGGAGACCAGTTTGTTCCACCTCAATATGGCACAAACAGCTGTGTTTTTGGAGTGATGCACTGCCAGGCCAAACAAatgtgggcaacctgtgcctATGCATGGGGAAAATGGGAAGACTGTAGCCCTCATCTCATCATAAATGAAGAGACCTGGCTGGGGAAGGACAGCCCCCCCAACTTCCCTCTCCATTCTGGGTCCTCACCTGCGTGGTCTGGCTGCGCTCCTTGGCACACTGTGGCAGAACTGTCTGACATctcagggcaggcagcagcatctcctccccCAGCACCTTCCTGATCTGACACAGAAGGCCTGGAAGGAGGTGAGGAAGCAGCTGCAATTCCTCTCCTCTACCGGCAGCCCGACCACTACCATGCAGACTGCACAGGCAAGCTACAAGGAAATTCAACCAGGAACTGCTGTGGGGATGGGCACCAGGCAGGGCACGGGCAGCTGAGGGGAATCGCATCGGGTCACTGCGGCCAGAAGAggctccaggagcagcagtaGGGGCAGCTCCCATGGAGGGGGGAAGCAGGGGCAGCTGGGCCTGCCGTGCAGATACACAGACAGGCATAAAGATACCTCACATGGCATCGTGGCTCCTCTGCCTCGTTCGGGGCCTGGCAGGTCTGTCTTCAGACAGGCACTCAGACAAGCctggacacccagagcagccttttccagctggCGGCCGGTCAccagtggtgtcccccagggctcggcaCCGGGGCCGCTCCTATTGAACACCTTGATCAGGGATCTCGGCCagggcatcgagtgcaccctcagtaagttcacagacaGCACCGAGCTGGGACGGAGTGCTGATCTgctggaggggagaaaggagcTGGAGAGACCGCATTGATTCGATGGttgggctgcagttggactgCAGGACCTCGAAGCTCTTCCCCAGCTGGAGCAATTCTAGGATTCCATGATCCCAAATGCATCCCAAGTCCATCCCATATCCAGAGCCCAGCCCATATCTATCCCATTTCCGATATCCCATCCCGTATCCATCGCATAtccacatccccacagcccacGTGCCAATCCCAAATCTCACAGCCCAATCCCAATTCCCAATCTCATTCCCAGTCCCTCATCTCCAACCCACCTCCCACCTGTCAATCCCAATCCCTCATTCCTAATCCCAATCCCgattcccatcccaatccccCATCCCGTCCCCGGTCAAATCCGAACGCATCCCAAGCCCCGCCCCtgccgccgctccgccccgcccccgCTCTCTCATTGGTCATGAGCAGCTCCGGCCCGCCCCCGGCCACTCTTTGGTCAGAGGCAGTTCCGTCCCGATCGTACTTCTCATTGGTCAGCGGCAGCaccgccggctccgattggctgaggCTGCCCGGGCAGCCCCGAGGCGGAACCGCGGCACGACGGGAGCGCTGCTGAGCACGGCGGCGCCGGAGGTGTGCGGGAGAACGGCtccgggccggggccggggagAGGAACCGTGCGCGGCCCGAAGCGGCCCGCCCTGCCCTCCGGCGTGGGATGCGGGGATTTGGGGCGGCTGAAGGACTCGGGGCCCCCACCGCCGCAGCGCCGCTGCCCGCATCCGGGCCGTCCCCCCCGAGCCGTCCAGAACTGCTCCCGGTGCCTCCCGGGGCTGAGGTGGGCTGTGGGTGTAGGGGGCagtgggggggatgggggagctGAGGGGGCTGTGGGGTAACGTGGGGCTATAGGGAGGGTATAGAGTAATATGCAggtacgggggggggggggggaataggGTAATACGGGGCTGTGGGGGGCAGTGGGAGGGATCTAGGGGTGAATAGTGGGGGATATGTGGTTGTAGTGGGCTGTGGGGGGATATGAGGAATTGGGTTGCTCTGAGAGGAATATGAGGGCTGttgggggatgtggggatgtAGGTAGCTGTTGTGGGAATGTAGGGGGGTGTGGAGGTATGGAGGGGCTATTGGGAGAGATCTGGGGCTATAGGGAGCTTTTGGGGGGCTATAGAGGGATATAGAGCAGTGCGGGGTTTATAGGaggatatggggctgtagggAGCTAGGGGGACTGCAGGGGTAGATGTAGGTgtatatggggctatggggcgcTTCACAGTGGCCATaggagggttatggggttatagaaAGTTGTCTGGAACTTTTGACGTGGTATAGGAGGATATGGGACAGCAGGGGCTCTGGGGAGGATATAGGGGACTGTGGAGGGGATACAGGGctgatgctgggctgtggggggctACAAGGGATCATGGGGTTATAGGGAGCTGGGGGGCTGCGACATTATATAGGGCTGTGGGAGAGCTATAAGGTTCTAAAAGGGGCCTGTAGGGTGCTCTGGGTGGGTTATAGGAGGATTATGGGGGATATGTGTCTCTAGGGAGCTGTGGGTGGGCAGTAGGAGGATTCTAGTGGGATACAGGGCTATAGGGGATGTATGGGGCTatagggtgatatggggctacAGAGTGGGTTATAGGGGCATGTGGGGCTAGAAGGCTCTCCCTcgcttcccctttccctttccccctcccttcccccttccataGCAGGGTGGGTGAAAAGCTAGTCCCgaaatttaaatcagaattgGAATTGTATTGGACTAGAATATGACTGTTTTGTGGTCTTGGATCTGAACTGCGTTTTCTCCTGGGGCTTCAGGTCCAGGTACTGTTTAATAATGACTGTGGAGAAGGTTTCAGCATCCAGTCTCctgctcaggaagaaagaaggaagtttcTGGAGAACTTGCTGACtagtggagctgctgctgaacctCCCCTTCCAAGAAGGCAGCAGGTGAGGCCGTGGTGCATCTCAGCCCTTCCTCAGTGCAAGGTAGCAGTGattcaggctgtgctttgcgctgcttctccagcagcacttgTGCTTCTATCTGAGCAGCAGGCGGCCGCCAACGTTGTCTGCTGACTGCATGCTGGGCAGGCACGGgaagccctgcctgcagcagcagcagctgccctgctttgGTTCAAAGCTGTCAGACCTCTGTGCGTCTTTGCTCCCCCTCCAGCTGGTTGTGAAGAGCCCTTCCATTGTGGAGAGGGCTGCGGCTTGAGTTGAGCATCTCCTGGTGTGTCACACAGATCCAGGGCTTTCAAGAAGCCGCTGCTTTCAAGTGCTTCAGATGGTGAATGTTCCTGGACAGAGCGCTTGTCCCCTCCAAGCTCTGAAGCCAAGGTTTGTTCTGCAGGTCCCGCTGATGGAACAGGCATCAAACAGCCTAGAGCTCATGGCTGGGGAGAGACTGCGTATTGCTTTGTGaagggagagctggaggagggctTTGAGCAGCACTGCGCAGGGATGCAAGCAGCTGGTAAGAGAAgaggtgtgtgtgctgagagcaaGGGCTGTACGGCTCATGTCTGGGTGCTGACATGgaatgcaggcagagctctttgCAACTAAGTGTTGGCTTCACTTtagctcctcctttcctctctccctttgaGCAACCTCTGTTACCATTCTGCTGAGAATGGCTAAAGGTGCACCCGTGGCTGGCATCAAGACTAACTTGATCAAGCCATAGGAGAGCTCCaaacaacaagcagcagaaaattgttGCATGTTCTAGGGGAATATGCAGACATCACACGTGACAGGTTATGCATAGATTACTGAATTGTTTGGAGATAAATCTATCCCCCTTTTTGctgcattctttcctcttttcctcctttccagccTCACTAAAAGaaattctcatctctgctgcaccTTCTGTCCCACCAGGACCTCTCACTGCCTGGACAAACGTTTTCATAACACTTCTGGGCATGTGACATTTCCATAACTGACCAatcctgac
Encoded here:
- the LOC140265446 gene encoding uncharacterized protein, translating into MSSSMADADKEQPGMSEDGPMVGHASGRTRSETEERVAVWDAVAAFIRDQLLVHKGVWIPTFGSFDIISKEIRMENKTVTLCWPVFQLASNLIAVHHLRSRRGSLPVDRKVEALKSSQVAAAASVSWKTAQKCIQSTVSLLSSCLQNGENVAVVLKDVGVLLIDGLTFQMKFYYDFLEKLSGKENFRRAVRKAPSLLDMGVSRVTPVASLVFSGCLVVFPKFQMELVPKLPPLIRRQSSGSFSGSGKATKVETLPPLTGGKKVRFDKTPTFIRRLSTASVDGGQLRKIKNRLRRESIACSVLPPIRAVHAAPEQPMSCQLQDHEETDNQEGLGRTRRVKFLDEEGEAEEAQHEGALPELQEDETPDKPSKLALRACDSVTLLRKRVEKSREEWEQAKEMAAATSRGETSLPEESCDRSVLLPPIREKTGSPTKKMVAATSHGEPSLPKEPSVVPSGLLPPIKEEAGSPMQEMAAAASRAESSLPKESSTIRSGFLPPIRKETGSPRRQSPKTKAPPRRKSPPNTR